TGAAGGCCGACTCCGTGGTCTTCATCATCGTGTGCTGCTTCATCATCCTGGAGAACATCCTGGTCCTCACCACCATCTGGAGGACCAAGAAGTTCCACAAACCCATGTACTACTTCATCGGGAACCTGGCGCTGTCCGACCTGCTGGCGGGCGGCGTCTACACCGCCAACATCCTGCTGTCGGGCGCCAACACGTACAAGCTGACGCCCACGCAGTGGTTCTTCAGGGAGGGCAGCATGTTTGTGGCGTTGGCGGCGTCCGTCTTCAGTTTACTGGCCATCGCCATCGAGCGCCACCTGACCATGCTGAAGATGAAGCTGCACAACAACGGGAACACGTTCCGCGTCTTCCTGCTCATCAGCACGGTGTGGATGATCGCCGCCGTGCTGGGCGGTCTGCCCGTCATGGGCTGGAACTGCATCGAGAGCATGACGGCGTGCTCCACCGTGCTGCCGCTCTACCACAAGACCTACATCCTGTTCTGCACCACTGTCTTCAGCATCATCCTAATGGCCATCGTGGTTCTCTACGCCAGGATCTACGCCCTCGTTCGCACGCGCAGCCGCAAGCTCGTCTTCCGCAAAGTCACCAACGGTCGCGGGAATGCGGGCGCCAACATCAAGAGCTCGGAGAAGTCGATGGCACTCTTGAAGACGGTCATCATCGTTCTGAGCTGCTTCATCGCCTGCTGGGCGCCGCTCTTTGTCCTCCTGCTGCTGGACGCCGCCTGCGAGACGCTGACCTGCCCCATCCTCTACAAGGCGGAGTGGTTCCTGGCGCTCGCCGTCCTGAACTCGGCCATGAACCCGCTCATCTACACGCTGACGAGCAACGAGATGCGCCGAGCCTTCCTCAAGACGCTGCTCTGCTGCACTTCCTGGCTCCGCCCAAGCACCAAGTTCACTGGGCCCATCATGGGGGCGGAGTTTAGCCGAAGCAAGTCAGATAACTCCTCCCACCCCAACAAGGAGGAAGCGGAGTACTCGCAGAGGGAGACGACAGCGGCGTCCTCAGGGAACGTCACCTCATCGTCCTAAACGATGAGAACGAGTCGCAGAGTTTGTTtggacaggaaacaggaagtgtgaatGCCTCCCAATGGCGTCATTGTGGCTGAACTGAACTGTCAGCTGATTCTGACTCCCAGCACTTATGGAGAACTTTAACTGGTTTAACTGGAACCAGTGGACCCTCAGATGGAGACACTTAGTAAGTCGCTCACACCTCTGACTGAGACATGTCGAGACACATCAAGGtcacatcaaggtcacatcgAGTCACATCAAGGTCACATTGGGTCACATCGAGTCACATCGAGTCACATCAAGGTCACATTAGGTCACATTGAGTCACATTGAGTCACATCAAGGTCACATTGGGTCACATCGAGTCACATCGAGTCACATCAAGGTCACATTGGGTCACATCGAGTCACATCGAGTCACATCAAGGTCACATTAGGTCACATTGAGTCACATTGAGtcacatcaaggtcacatcgggtcacatcaaggtcacatcgagtcacatcaaggtcacattaggtcacatcgagtcacatcgagtcacatcaaggtcacatcaaggtcacatcgAGTCACATCAAGGTCACATTGGGTCACATCGAGTCACATTGAGTCACATCAAGGTCACATTAGGTCACATCGAGTCACATCGAGTCACATCAAGGTCACATTAGGTCACATTGAGTCACATTGAGtcacatcaaggtcacatcgggtcacatcaaggtcacatcgAGTCACATCAAGGTCACATTAGGTCACATCGAGTCACATCGAGTCACATCAAGGTCACATTAGGTCACATTGAGTCACATTGAGTCACATTGAGtcacatcaaggtcacatcgAGTCACATCGAAtcacatcaaggtcacatctagtcacatcaaggtcacatcgagacacatcaaggtcacatcgaatcacatcaaggtcacatcTAGTCACATCAAGGTCACATTAGGTCACATCGAGTCACATCGAGTCACATCAAGGTCACATTAGGTCACATTGAGTCACATTGAGtcacatcaaggtcacatcgAGTCACATCGAGACACATCAAGGTCACATTGGGTCACATCGAGTCACATCGAGTCACATCAAGGTCACATTGGGTCACATCGAGTCACATCGAGTCACATCGAAtcacatcaaggtcacatctagtcacatcaaggtcacatcgagacacatcaaggtcacatcgagtcacatcaaggtcacatcgagacacatcaaggtcacatcgAGTCACATCGAGACACATCGAGtcacatcaaggtcacatcaaggtcacatcgAGACACATCGAGAcacatcaaggtcacatcgAGACACATCGAGACACATCAAGGTCACATCAAGGCCACATCGAGACACATCGAGAcacatcaaggtcacatcgAGACACATCAAGGCCACATCGAGACACATCGAGAcacatcaaggtcacatcgAGACACATCAAGGCCACATCGAGACACATCGAGACACATCAAGGtcacatcaaggtcacatcgagtcacatcgagacacatcaaggtcacatcgAGACACATCAAGGTAACATCGAGTCACATCGAGTCACATCAAGGTAACATCGAGACACATCGAGTCACATCGAGACACATCGAGACACATCAAGGTAACATCGAGACACATCGAGTCACATCGAGACACATCGAGACACATCAAAGTCACATCGAGACACATCGAGACACATCGAGACACATCAAGGTCACATCAAGAcacatcaaggtcacatcgagacacatcaaggtcacatcaagacacatcaaggtcacatcgagacacatcaaggtcacatcaagacacatcaaggtcacatcgAGACACATCAAGGTCACATCAAGACACATCAAGGTCATATCGAGACACATCGAGAcacatcaaggtcacatcgAGACACATCGAGTCATATCAAGGTCACATCGAGAcacatcaaggtcacatcgAGACACATCGAGACACATCAAGtcacatcaaggtcacatcgAGTCACATCGAGACACATCGAGtcacatcaaggtcacatcgAGACACATCGAGACACATCAAGGTCACATTGAGAcacatcaaggtcacatcgAGACACATCGAGACACATCAAGTCATATCAAGGTCACATCGAGACACATCGAGAcacatcaaggtcacatcgagtcacatcaaggtcacatcgAGTCACATCGAGACACATCGAGtcacatcaaggtcacatcgagtcacatcgagtcacatcgagtcacatcaaggtcacatcgagtcacatcgagacacatcaaggtcacatcgAGTCACATCGAGACACATCGAGACACATTGAGTCACATCAAGTCATATCAAGGTCACATCGAGtcacatcaaggtcacatcgagtcacatcgagacacattgagacacaTCG
This sequence is a window from Labrus bergylta unplaced genomic scaffold, fLabBer1.1 SCAFFOLD_221, whole genome shotgun sequence. Protein-coding genes within it:
- the LOC136178445 gene encoding filaggrin-like → MSRHIKSHQGHIETHQGHIESHQGHIETHQGHIESHRDTSSHIKVTSRSHRDTSRHIKVTSRHIETHQGHIKATSRHIETHQGHIETHQGHIETHRDTSRSHRDTSRPHRDTSRHIKVTSRSHRVTSRHIKVTSRHIKVTSSHIESHQGNIETHRVTSRHIETHQGNIETHRVTSRHIETHQSHIETHRDTSRHIKVTSRHIKVTSRHIKVTSRHIKVTSRHIKVTSRHIKVTSRHIKVTSRHIKVISRHIETHQGHIETHRVISRSHRDTSRSHRDTSRHIKSHQGHIESHRDTSSHIKVTSRHIETHQGHIETHQGHIETHRDTSSHIKVTSRHIETHQGHIESHQGHIESHRDTSSHIKVTSSHIESHRVTSRSHRVTSRHIKVTSSHIETHRDTLSHIKSYQGHIESHQGHIESHRDTLRHIESHRVTSRSHRVTSSHIESHQSHIGSHQGHIESHRVTSSHIKVTLGHIETHQGHIETHQGHIGSHRDTSRSHRDTSRSHRVTSRSHRVTSSHIKVTLGHIESHRGHIRSH
- the s1pr1 gene encoding sphingosine 1-phosphate receptor 1, with the protein product MADSSSSDLIAKHYNYTGKFRKTASDSGLKADSVVFIIVCCFIILENILVLTTIWRTKKFHKPMYYFIGNLALSDLLAGGVYTANILLSGANTYKLTPTQWFFREGSMFVALAASVFSLLAIAIERHLTMLKMKLHNNGNTFRVFLLISTVWMIAAVLGGLPVMGWNCIESMTACSTVLPLYHKTYILFCTTVFSIILMAIVVLYARIYALVRTRSRKLVFRKVTNGRGNAGANIKSSEKSMALLKTVIIVLSCFIACWAPLFVLLLLDAACETLTCPILYKAEWFLALAVLNSAMNPLIYTLTSNEMRRAFLKTLLCCTSWLRPSTKFTGPIMGAEFSRSKSDNSSHPNKEEAEYSQRETTAASSGNVTSSS